The sequence TTCCTCACACGGCGCTTGTACTTTGGGTGTGGGGCTAAACGTAGAACCTCCACGCCCACGGTCTTGTCATTGGTGTTGCAGACGACTTTCCCTTGCATCGTCCTCATGGCTCTGATTACAGGCAGCACGGCGGCGGAAGGTTGAACGGAGGACGAAGAGCTGGGATTTCTGCCAAGGTGGGTGGTCGTGGCGGCGGCGCCATGGAGGAAGGGGGTAAGGGAGAGGGATTTGATTTGGAGAACCGGCGGAGAGATCAGAGACATTTTGTATTGAGGTGAGTTTTCGGATAAGACGATGTTGCTAGTGAGTATATTGCACTAGTACTGTGGGTTCAAGTTGTAGTCGCGTTTGAGTAGTGCGATTATAGTGCTCAATTtcagaatttatattttttgaaatgaagattttgttttttttaatcacttataattttttatgcaaATGTGAAATGCCTTAATCTATGGATGAGTGTGAGGTACCTACAATTTAACCCAAAAAAAACTCACTAAGTTTAATGTAAACTTTTTATTAACCATTAAATCAAATAATGCGCATTTGAggtaatatttttcaaaaacattaatgttttttttatttgtaaacaTTTTTTCGAACGAACTTATCGTATATAACTtattcaatataatttatttgactAACGTTATTTAATTATCGTGTTAGTCGACATTTTCCCAATATAAAGTGTAACGTTCCCTTCCCATtaaaacaaatataaaagaTCGAATTTACAATATATAACTATGCACAATAATGCATATGATAAAAGGAGAAGTGTTATGGTGATAAGAGTTATCAACATGATCCCATGTGGCATCTTCTAATTGGATATAACATCGCCCGAAGAGAAATAACATTCCACGTGGCAGGCCAAGAACATCAAGAAACTCAATCAAGAATTTTCGGAGCCTGTGAACTGAAAGAATACTGTACTAAATTGCAAAATGGCATCCATCGCAAACTTTGTTGTGGCCCACCCCACCGCCGCTAATGGCCTCGCCGGTAGCTCTCTGACCGGGACCAAGCTCCATCTCCGGCAACCTCGTCTCAAATTCCGGCCCACTAACTACAGGTGACTTCACTAATCTGTCAATTTGATTGGCTTTTTCATGATATAAAAatgtttgaaattgaatgtttGTTTACTTGGTACCATTTTCTTGAATGAGTTCCTATGTGCTGCATAGGGGTGGTGCGGTGATTGCAAAATATGGTGAGAAAAGTGTGTACTTCGACTTGGATGATATCGGCAACACCACAGGCCAATGGGATGTGTATGGATCCGACGCACCTTCGCCATACAACTCCCTTCAGGTATCAAATTATCGCAATGAAAACCGCGGGCGAGAGTTTATGCTAATGTAATTTTCGTAAATGCAGAGCAAATTCTTCGAG comes from Henckelia pumila isolate YLH828 chromosome 4, ASM3356847v2, whole genome shotgun sequence and encodes:
- the LOC140866661 gene encoding small ribosomal subunit protein uS17c; the encoded protein is MSLISPPVLQIKSLSLTPFLHGAAATTTHLGRNPSSSSSVQPSAAVLPVIRAMRTMQGKVVCNTNDKTVGVEVLRLAPHPKYKRRVRKKKTFQAHDPLNQFQVGDFVQLEKGRPVSKNKTFWAVPAPGRSRPKDGAEVPQELGIPLESES
- the LOC140867776 gene encoding photosystem I reaction center subunit VI, chloroplastic-like, which gives rise to MASIANFVVAHPTAANGLAGSSLTGTKLHLRQPRLKFRPTNYRGGAVIAKYGEKSVYFDLDDIGNTTGQWDVYGSDAPSPYNSLQSKFFETFAAPFTKRGLLLKFLIVGGGSTLAFVSSQATGDVLPIVKGPQLPPKPGPRGRI